One genomic region from Mangifera indica cultivar Alphonso chromosome 17, CATAS_Mindica_2.1, whole genome shotgun sequence encodes:
- the LOC123200272 gene encoding receptor-like protein 9b, protein MGCKWLLVLFVMKLVCLVKGCWDEERTALLQLKPFFNYYNSDNKIFKLYNWVENSNCCKWEAVACDSTGRVIELTLFGGSYWDLEELRYLNVSLFSPFLQLQKLDLDRNNISGYVENKGLSNLEYINLSGNNLSNIILSSLGDLSLLKSLYLNEIGLNGTVDVEGLYSLKNLKELDMSGNKIDQFVNSKDYGGLKNLSIFYLNDMETTNATALFLSTLMSFSSKTLYLSYNNATQTKITQELHNVTSSLEELFLDSNKLHINFPNIVKICPLKYLSISYCEFNGFSEIEELQNLTNLEELHLDGSKLPRSFLQFVAPFTSLKVLSMSKCEFNGIPQVQG, encoded by the exons ATGGGTTGTAAGTGGCTTCTGGTATTGTTTGTGATGAAGCTGGTTTGTTTGGTTAAGGGGTGCTGGGATGAAGAGAGAACTGCCCTTCTTCAACTTAAaccttttttcaattattataattctgataacaaaattttcaagcttTACAATTGGGTGGAGAATTCAAACTGTTGTAAATGGGAAGCGGTTGCGTGCGACAGCACTGGTAGAGTCATTGAACTCACTCTTTTTGGAGGAAGTTATTGGGATCTGGAAGAACTTCGATATCTAAATGTATCTTTGTTTTCTCCTTTCCTACAACTACAAAAATTGGACTTAGATAGAAATAATATAAGCGGCTATGTTGAAAATAAAG GTTTGAGTAATTTGGAGTATATCAATTTAAGTGGTAACAACCTCagcaatataatattatcatcttTGGGTGATCTCTCTTTGTTGAAATCTTTGTATTTGAATGAAATTGGATTGAATGGAACTGTTGATGTTGAAG GATTATATTCCTTGAAGAACTTAAAGGAACTGGACATGAGTGGTAATAAGATTGACCAATTTGTAAACTCCAAAG ATTATGGAGGCTTGAAGAACTTGAGTATCTTTTATCTAAATGATATGGAAACTACTAATGCAACTGCCCTTTTCCTATCAACATTGATGTCATTCTCCTCGAAGACGCTTTACCTTTCATATAATAATGCTACTCAAACAAAGATTACTCAAG AGTTGCACAATGTGACCAGCAGCTTGGAAGAATTGTTCTTGGATTCTAATAAGCTCCATATAAACTTTccaaatattgttaaaatatgtCCACTGAAATATTTGTCAATAAGCTATTGTGAGTTCAACGGCTTCTCAGAAATTgaag AGTTGCAGAATTTGACCAACTTGGAAGAATTGCACTTGGATGGTTCTAAGCTCCCCAGAAGCTTTCTACAATTTGTTGCACCTTTTACTTCACTAAAAGTTTTGTCAATGAGCAAATGTGAGTTCAATGGCATCCCGCAAGTTCAAG gtTGA